The DNA region GGCGCTCGCGGCTTCGCTGGCTCATGACCGGTCCTCCTCCTGCGGTCTCTCCCTGACGCATTTTGCTTGTCGGCAGGGCGGGTTTCGGGCATAGTCCGGCGCGTACGGGCGGCCGAGACTATAAGTTAGGCCCGGCGGAAATACTGGACTACACGAAGTGGCAGCACGCCAGCACCTTCAGCTTTCCCCGACATGCAAGTCCGTTCGCCGCGACCGGGACGCCGGGCGGTCTATTTGCTATGCGCCGGACGCGGCGTGACTGGGGAAAGGCTCCCGACAATGACTACCGGAACCGTGAAGTTCTTCAACACCCAGAAGGGCTTCGGCTTCATCACGCCGGACGACGGCGGCAAGGACGTCTTCGTTCACATCACCGCGGTCCAGTCCGCCGGCCTGCCGGGCCTGGCTGACGGCCAGCGCGTGTCCTTCGAAACCGAGCCGGACAAGCGCGGCAAGGGTCCGAAGGCCGTCAACCTGCAGCTGGCCGACTAAGCCTCGCATGCAGGACCGGATGGGCAGAGCCCGCCCCGGTCTGACGAAATCACGAAAAGGGCGCGGTCCCGCGAGGGAGCGCGCCTTTTTCATGTCCTAGAGGCAGCGGTACGCTGCCTCGATGAGGCGCATGGCGCGCGCGTCCCCGACCAGCACCTCGCGCTGGCGGTTCATCACGTAGGCGCCCGAGACACCGCGCACCGGATCGGCGAAGGCGCAGGAGCCGCCGAAGCCGTAATGGCCGACGGCCCTGGGCTCGGGCCCGTAATGGCCGCTGTCGCGGTTGATCATCACCCCGCAGCCATAGGCGAGATCGAAGGGCAGGACGCGGTCCTGGCCAGAGGTCTGTTCCTCCATCGCCCGCACGATCGTGCCCGGCGAGATGAAGTCCTCGCCCATCAGCTCTCCCCTGCTGGCGAACGCGCTCATCAGATTCGCCAGCGCCCCGGCGGTGCCGTGACCGTTGGCGGCGGGCAGCTCGGCCGAGCGCCAGGCGGCGGTGCCGCGCCGGCCGGGCGAGGACCAGGGCTTGAGGAAGGCGGCGGTCTTGGCCTCGTTGATCGATCCCAGACGCGGAGGCCTGGGCGGCAGGACGTGCTCGGCGGCGCGCTCGTGCTCGCTTTCCGGCACCCCGATCATGAAGTCGATGCCGCGCGGACCGGCGATGGTCTCCTTCAGGATCTCTCCCACCGAGCGGCCCTTCTCGTCCACCCGGCGCGCCACGGCGTCGGCGATCACGCCGAAGGTGATGGGGTGATAGCCCGAGCCCTCGCCCGGCTCCCAGAGCGGCTCCTGCGCGGCGACGCGTTTCTCCATGGTCTCGCGGTCGAACCAGTCGGCCGGGTCCATCTCGCTCGTGATGCCCGGCACGCCCGCCTGGTGGGAAAGCGCCTGCGCCAGCGTCACGCCGCCCTTGCCGTGCTGGCCGAAATCCTCCCACACCTCGGCGATCGGGGTGTGGTAGGCGATGCGGCCCCGATCGACGAGCCAGGCCATGACGAGCGCGGTGATCGCCTTGCCGGTGGAGAAAACCGGCACGATCGTGTCCGCACTCCATTCCCGGCTCTTCCTGCGATCCGCGAAGCCGGCATGGATGTCGACGAGGACCTCGCCGTCCTTCACCAGGGCGAAGTTCGCACCGAGCTCGTCGGTTTCCTCGAAATTCTTCGCGAACGCGTCGGCGACTGCGCCGAACCCGTCCGCGACCTCACCTTTGATGTCGATGCTCATGGGCCCGGAACTAGCCTCGCGCGCCGGGCGGCGCAAGCGCTCAGGCGAAAATCGCCATGCGCAAGCCTCTCGCGTCGCGTGGGGGATCTTCGGGCAGGCACAGGGCCCGGCCCTCCGCGATGCGCACCGCGCTCAGCGCACAGGCGCCCGCGTCGAGGAGATCGTCGGGCGCCACCTCCTTGCGCCGGAAGGGGTGCGGATCGAACAGGCCCGCGGGCAGGCCGTGCACGGCGAGCACGGCGAGGCGCTCGGCGCGCCCTTCGCGGGTGCGCTTGGCATGGGCCATGGGCGCGCCGGCAAGTTCGGCGAAGACGAGTTCGGGATGGACCTCGTGCACGCACCCCTCCAGCGCGGGGCCCATCGCGGCGTCGATCTCGGCCATCCTGCCCATGATGTTCCAGGTCTGCCTGGAAAGCCCCGGCCCGCCGGCGGCGCGGTTGAGCGCGAGCGCCTCCTCGTAGCTCGAGGCCGCCAGCGCCGGGCGCAGGGGCGAGGCGAAGACCGAGGCGCGCCGCGGCCCCAACCGCATCCGGGCGAGGCGCTCGCACGCCCGGCCACCCTTGCCGGAGGGCGCGTCCTCGAAGCCGATGGGCATGTCCACGGCAATGACGTGGGCGCGCTCGCCCGCCGCCAGTGCGGCGCGGAAGCTGTCGTGGACGACGAGGCGCGGCGGCTCGATGCCGTTGAGGTCGATGAGCACGCCGGCCCATCCGGCCGGGCAGCCGTCGAGCCCCATGACCCAGGCCGGCCTCTGCGCGCCGAGGCGTCTCAGGCTCACGGGCTCGAGAGCGTCCGCCTCGCTCGCGGCCAGCACCAGATCGCGCGCCCCGGCCTCCAGCGTCGCGCGGATCGCGGCGCGGGTGCGCTGCGTCGCGATGCGGGTGACCGCCTTGAGATCGGCGCCGTCCAGCGCCTCGGCGAGCGCCAGAGCGGCGAACAGGTCCCCGGTGCCGTGCGGTACGCGTTCGAGCCGCCCCGTCTCGGTGATCCAGGCCTCGCCGCCGGTCACGGCAAGCACGCCGAGCGCGCCCGGCGTGCCGGGGACGGAGGTCACGAGCGCGGGCACCGCGAGGCTGCGTACCGCCTCGGCGGCGTCCTGCGGCCCGGCGATCGCGCGTCCGGTCAGGAAGGAGAGTTCGTAGGCGTTCGGCGTGACGAGGTCGGCGCGCGGGACGAGCAGGCTCCTGACCGCCGCGGCAGTTTCGGCCTTCACGTAGAGCCCGTCGGCCGACCCGTCCGGCGTGCCGTCCCCGCAGATCGGGTCGACGAGGACGAAGACGCCCGGGTTCGCCGCGCGCGCTGCATCGACGAAGCTGGCCGCCGCCTCGACCTGGGCCGGGCTCGCGAAATAGCCCGTCAGGATCGCCGCCGCTCCGCCATGGGAGCCGTGCGCCACGAGCCCGTCGAGCGCGCCCTCGAACACCGCGTCCGGCACCGCGCCTCCGCCCGGCGCGCCATGGCCGGGGTGGCGCCCGAAGATCACCGTCGGGACATGCTCGGGCGTGCGGCCGCGACGCGCCAGCACGCTCGCGGCCACGCCCCCGCCGACGCGGCTTCCGGCCACGAGCGAGGTGAAGAGAATGACTGTACCGCCGGTGTGCAAGCTCATGATTGTCTTGTAATCAGTTTGGTCATGGCTGACGAGAATCGATCCCCCGCTCCGCACCGTTCCGTCCTGTTCGTGCCGGCCGACAAGCCGCGTGCCATCGAGAAGGCCGCGACGCTCGGCGCCGACGCGCTGATCCTCGATCTCGAGGATGCCGTCGCCGAGGACGCCAAGGCGCAGGCGCGCCAGTCCGCGCCCGCCGCGGTCGCGGCCTGGCGCGAGGCCGGCATGCGCACCCTGCTGCGCGTCAACGGCGTGCGCACCGACTTCTTCTCCGGGGACTGCGCGGTTGCGGCGAAGGCGAAGCCCGACGCCGTGGTCGTCGCCAAGGCGAACCGGGCCGAGACGCTCCTGAAGGTGCGCGCCGCCCTCGATGCCGCCGGCTATCAAGGCCCGGTCTGGGCGATGATCGAGACCCCGACCGCGATCCTGAACCTGCGCCTGATCGGGGAGATCGCCGCCGATGTCGGGTTGGAGGCCCTGCTTGCCGGCACGAACGACCTCGCCGCGATGCTGCGCTGCCGGCTGGACGAGGAGCGCCGCGCCCTGCGTCCCCATCTCGCCCAGATCGTGCTGGCCGCCCGCGCCTACGGCCTCATCGCGGTCGACGGCGTCTACAACGACTTCACCGACAGGGCCGGGTTCGAGTTCGAGGCCCGTGCCGGCAAGGCGCTCGGTTTCGACGGCAAGTCGCTGATCCACCCCTCCCAGGTCGAAGCGGCCAATCGCGCCTTCTCGCCGAGCAAGGACGAGGTCGACTGGGCCAGCAAGGTGGTCGCCGCCTTCGAGGACCCGGAACATGACGGGCGCGGAGCGATTGCCCTGGACGGCCGCATGGTCGAACGCCTGCATCTCGACGCCGCCCGGGCTATCCTCGCGATGGCGCAAGACAGGACGGAGTGAACGATGACTTTGACTTACTGGCACAATCCGCGCTGCTCGAAATCGCGCGAGGGCCTCGCCTTCCTGCGCGAGAAGGGCATTCACCCCGAGGTGCGCGAGTACATGACGGACGTGCCGACGAAGGGCGAACTGGAAGCGGTCGTCGACAAGCTGCGCCTGGACAGCCCGCGCGGGATGATGCGCACCAAGGAAGCCGCCTACAAGGCGCAGGGCCTCGCCGACGTGACCGCTGCCGGCGCCCTGATCGAGGCCATGATCGAGGAGCCGCGCCTGATCGAGCGCCCGATCCTCGTATCCGAGACCAAGGCGGCGATCGGCCGACCGACGGAGAAACTGCTCGACGCGATACCGAGCGGGCGCAGCTGACGCCTATTCGGCGGCCTGGCTCGCCTCGCCATCGCCCCCCTCGTCCGGTTCGCTGGCGTATTTCAGCGTGATGGGAATGTTCAGCGCGACGAAGATCGCGAACATGGCGTACGTGCCCCAGAAGCGGAAATTCGCCCAGAAGGTCTCGCTGATCGAGAAGGTGTCGAACCAGCGCAGGGTCTCGGGGACTGCGGGGTCGCCGATATGGCGCCAGAGCAGTTCGTTGGTCCCGGCGAGCACCATGAAGAACAGCGCCCAGCGTACCGCCAGGATGAACCAGGCGCGCTCGGGCATCTGGTAGATCGTGCCGAACAGGTAGCGCCAGACATTGAAGCCGAGCGAGTAGCTGACGAGGATCGCGAAGGCGAAGATCAGGTTGATGATCGTCGGCTTGACGTAGGCGAAGACCGGGTTCTGGAAGTAGATCGTCATGGCGCCGAAGGCGGTGACGATGACGAAGGTCACGATCAGCATGGGCGGGGTGCGCTTTTGCACGAACACCGCCCAGATCACGGCGAGCGCGGTCGCGGCCATGAAGATGCCCGTCGCCCAGTAGATCGCCGCGTCCGTGAACGGCTTGGCGAGATTGTAGGTCAGCATGAAGACCGCGGCCGGGCCGACATCGACGATCAGCTTCGAGCCCTGGCCGAGCGTCTTCGCGCCCTGCCCGGCGGAATCGCTCGCGGAATTGCCGGCGTCGCTCATGCCCATGTCCTTCCCGTGACCTCGACGCTGATTAGCAGCTGGCAGGGCACAATACGAGAGCGAAGGCCAGACGGATCGCCGGCCGCTACTCCCCCGGCCGGTAGACCCGCACGGCGGCGGCGCGGATCCCGGCCTCGCTCATGGGCACGGGCCGGAAGTCCTCCTCGGCGAACATCTGCATCTGGCTCGTGAAGTGCCCGGTGCCGGGCCGGTTGCTGGAGCCGTACTGGTGGACGGCGAACACCGACTGTTCGCCGCTGTCCGACCATTCCACGACCATGGTCAGGCCATCCCCGGCGACCATATGGAGAGTCCCGTCCTCTGCCGGACGCCCGTAGACCGCACGCAGCGTATCGGGGCCGCCGTCGAGCGGCAGGGAGACCTCGCCGCGCACGAGCCGGTTGACCTCGCCCCACTCGGGATCGAGACGGCCGTGATGGGTCATCAGCCATTCGGCGGCCCGCGGGAGGCTGTTCGGCACGTCCTCGAGGACATCGCCCTCCTTGAGATACCAGCACAGCAGCACGATGGCCGCGCCGCGGTTCTCCGCCTGGGCCCCGAGATCCCAGCCCGCCGCGATGCGCGCGGCCTCCTGGTGGAGCGGATCGCTCCAGGGATGGTCGAGGATCGCCTGGCGCAGGGCGGCGGCCTCGCTCTCGCGGTCGTAGCGGTCGTCGTACTTCACGCCGAGTAGCTCCTCCCGGCTCGTCAGCCCGTCGCCGTCGTCGGCGAAGAGTCCGGTGGCGCGCAGGGCGCGGTTGGTCATCACCGTCTCGATGCCGAACTGCGGCGGATAGTCCTCCGCGTCGGGGTCCTCCTGCGTCAGCGTGACCGCGAAGGGGGAGTGGTTGGACTCCAGCACGTAGCCGGCGG from Marinicauda algicola includes:
- a CDS encoding cold-shock protein, giving the protein MTTGTVKFFNTQKGFGFITPDDGGKDVFVHITAVQSAGLPGLADGQRVSFETEPDKRGKGPKAVNLQLAD
- a CDS encoding serine hydrolase domain-containing protein is translated as MSIDIKGEVADGFGAVADAFAKNFEETDELGANFALVKDGEVLVDIHAGFADRRKSREWSADTIVPVFSTGKAITALVMAWLVDRGRIAYHTPIAEVWEDFGQHGKGGVTLAQALSHQAGVPGITSEMDPADWFDRETMEKRVAAQEPLWEPGEGSGYHPITFGVIADAVARRVDEKGRSVGEILKETIAGPRGIDFMIGVPESEHERAAEHVLPPRPPRLGSINEAKTAAFLKPWSSPGRRGTAAWRSAELPAANGHGTAGALANLMSAFASRGELMGEDFISPGTIVRAMEEQTSGQDRVLPFDLAYGCGVMINRDSGHYGPEPRAVGHYGFGGSCAFADPVRGVSGAYVMNRQREVLVGDARAMRLIEAAYRCL
- a CDS encoding PfkB family carbohydrate kinase is translated as MSLHTGGTVILFTSLVAGSRVGGGVAASVLARRGRTPEHVPTVIFGRHPGHGAPGGGAVPDAVFEGALDGLVAHGSHGGAAAILTGYFASPAQVEAAASFVDAARAANPGVFVLVDPICGDGTPDGSADGLYVKAETAAAVRSLLVPRADLVTPNAYELSFLTGRAIAGPQDAAEAVRSLAVPALVTSVPGTPGALGVLAVTGGEAWITETGRLERVPHGTGDLFAALALAEALDGADLKAVTRIATQRTRAAIRATLEAGARDLVLAASEADALEPVSLRRLGAQRPAWVMGLDGCPAGWAGVLIDLNGIEPPRLVVHDSFRAALAAGERAHVIAVDMPIGFEDAPSGKGGRACERLARMRLGPRRASVFASPLRPALAASSYEEALALNRAAGGPGLSRQTWNIMGRMAEIDAAMGPALEGCVHEVHPELVFAELAGAPMAHAKRTREGRAERLAVLAVHGLPAGLFDPHPFRRKEVAPDDLLDAGACALSAVRIAEGRALCLPEDPPRDARGLRMAIFA
- a CDS encoding HpcH/HpaI aldolase/citrate lyase family protein, whose protein sequence is MADENRSPAPHRSVLFVPADKPRAIEKAATLGADALILDLEDAVAEDAKAQARQSAPAAVAAWREAGMRTLLRVNGVRTDFFSGDCAVAAKAKPDAVVVAKANRAETLLKVRAALDAAGYQGPVWAMIETPTAILNLRLIGEIAADVGLEALLAGTNDLAAMLRCRLDEERRALRPHLAQIVLAARAYGLIAVDGVYNDFTDRAGFEFEARAGKALGFDGKSLIHPSQVEAANRAFSPSKDEVDWASKVVAAFEDPEHDGRGAIALDGRMVERLHLDAARAILAMAQDRTE
- the arsC gene encoding arsenate reductase (glutaredoxin) (This arsenate reductase requires both glutathione and glutaredoxin to convert arsenate to arsenite, after which the efflux transporter formed by ArsA and ArsB can extrude the arsenite from the cell, providing resistance.), with protein sequence MTLTYWHNPRCSKSREGLAFLREKGIHPEVREYMTDVPTKGELEAVVDKLRLDSPRGMMRTKEAAYKAQGLADVTAAGALIEAMIEEPRLIERPILVSETKAAIGRPTEKLLDAIPSGRS
- a CDS encoding inner membrane-spanning protein YciB; this translates as MSDAGNSASDSAGQGAKTLGQGSKLIVDVGPAAVFMLTYNLAKPFTDAAIYWATGIFMAATALAVIWAVFVQKRTPPMLIVTFVIVTAFGAMTIYFQNPVFAYVKPTIINLIFAFAILVSYSLGFNVWRYLFGTIYQMPERAWFILAVRWALFFMVLAGTNELLWRHIGDPAVPETLRWFDTFSISETFWANFRFWGTYAMFAIFVALNIPITLKYASEPDEGGDGEASQAAE